The proteins below are encoded in one region of Tomitella fengzijianii:
- a CDS encoding SDR family NAD(P)-dependent oxidoreductase, with protein MKHLQGKVVVVTGAGRGLGREYAKLAAAEGAHVVVDDTGAAADGTGTDPSLAQTVADEITAAGGSAVASSADAASISGAQELLNLALERFGAVHGLVNNAGILRDRMFVNMSEDEWDDVIHGQLRAAFAPCRVFGAHWRARSKSGDDVSASIVNVASTSGLNGAVGQSNYGAAKAGIASLTIILAQEIGRYGVRVNAITPVARTRMTEDVPGIKDMVAAPEDPSAFDTYDPANVAPIVAHLLTDACDVTGKVFYAKGGEIRQFLPWHYGQTIVKDGRWTLDELAVEMKPLERDAADGSGATHG; from the coding sequence ATGAAACACTTGCAAGGCAAGGTCGTCGTCGTCACCGGGGCGGGCCGCGGCCTGGGCCGCGAGTACGCGAAGCTCGCCGCCGCCGAAGGTGCCCACGTCGTCGTCGACGACACCGGCGCGGCCGCCGACGGCACGGGCACCGACCCGTCGCTCGCGCAGACTGTCGCCGACGAGATCACCGCCGCCGGCGGCAGCGCCGTGGCGAGCTCCGCCGACGCTGCCTCGATCTCCGGTGCTCAGGAGCTCCTGAACCTGGCGCTCGAGCGGTTCGGCGCGGTGCACGGCCTCGTCAACAACGCCGGAATCCTGCGCGACCGCATGTTCGTCAACATGAGCGAAGACGAGTGGGACGACGTGATCCACGGCCAGCTGCGGGCGGCCTTCGCCCCGTGCCGCGTGTTCGGCGCGCACTGGCGGGCGCGGTCCAAGTCCGGCGACGACGTGTCGGCCTCGATCGTCAACGTCGCCTCCACGTCTGGTCTCAACGGTGCTGTGGGCCAGAGCAACTACGGTGCCGCGAAGGCCGGCATCGCCTCGCTGACGATCATCCTGGCGCAGGAGATCGGCCGGTACGGCGTGCGCGTCAACGCGATCACGCCCGTGGCGCGCACCCGGATGACCGAGGACGTGCCGGGTATCAAGGACATGGTGGCCGCGCCGGAGGATCCGTCGGCCTTCGACACCTACGACCCCGCCAACGTCGCGCCGATCGTCGCGCACCTGCTCACCGACGCCTGCGACGTCACCGGAAAGGTCTTCTACGCCAAGGGCGGGGAGATCCGGCAGTTCCTGCCCTGGCACTACGGCCAGACCATCGTCAAGGACGGCCGCTGGACCCTCGACGAGCTGGCCGTCGAGATGAAGCCGCTCGAGCGGGATGCCGCCGACGGATCGGGGGCCACCCATGGCTGA
- a CDS encoding MaoC/PaaZ C-terminal domain-containing protein gives MSAEEATSAPVTLTPPAPWTVGPVTRTDFVRYQGASGDMNPIHHDEEFARAAGFDAPFAVGMYQAGLLGTYATGWLGAENVRSFRIRFLEQVWPGDTLTSTAEVVREYTGDEGDARVDIELVCTRQTGGAAVKAWATFVVPGAVAHP, from the coding sequence ATGAGCGCTGAGGAGGCAACGAGCGCACCGGTCACCCTGACGCCGCCCGCGCCGTGGACCGTGGGCCCCGTGACGCGCACCGACTTCGTGCGGTATCAGGGCGCGTCGGGCGATATGAACCCCATCCATCACGACGAGGAGTTCGCGCGCGCAGCGGGATTCGACGCGCCGTTCGCCGTGGGGATGTACCAGGCGGGACTGCTGGGCACCTACGCCACCGGGTGGCTGGGTGCGGAGAACGTGCGCTCGTTCCGCATCCGGTTCCTCGAACAGGTCTGGCCGGGCGACACTCTCACGTCCACCGCCGAGGTGGTGCGGGAGTACACGGGCGACGAAGGCGATGCGCGGGTCGATATCGAGCTGGTGTGCACGCGGCAGACCGGCGGCGCGGCCGTGAAGGCATGGGCGACGTTCGTCGTGCCCGGTGCGGTGGCGCACCCATGA
- a CDS encoding FAS1-like dehydratase domain-containing protein, whose translation MADVTAVGTEGVPFRLDVERGKIREFARATGTTDLDGIDAQEHPVSQPTFLTTALHWQTGDANPWPAVKLDQKRGLHAEQEFTFFGEPPRAGSRLEGRSTITDIYTKQGRRGGEMTFAIVVTDYYDESGRLVAQAKMTGVETARPPKEDEA comes from the coding sequence ATGGCTGACGTCACTGCGGTGGGCACCGAGGGCGTCCCCTTCCGGCTGGACGTCGAGCGGGGCAAGATCCGCGAGTTCGCCCGGGCCACCGGCACGACCGACCTGGACGGTATCGACGCGCAGGAGCACCCGGTCAGCCAGCCGACCTTCCTGACCACCGCGTTGCACTGGCAGACGGGCGACGCCAACCCGTGGCCCGCGGTGAAGCTCGACCAGAAGCGTGGGCTGCACGCGGAGCAGGAGTTCACCTTCTTCGGCGAACCGCCGCGCGCCGGCAGCAGGCTGGAGGGGCGCTCGACGATCACCGACATCTACACCAAGCAGGGCAGGCGCGGTGGCGAGATGACCTTCGCCATCGTGGTCACCGACTACTACGACGAGTCCGGCCGGCTGGTCGCGCAGGCGAAGATGACCGGCGTCGAGACGGCGCGGCCACCGAAGGAGGACGAGGCATGA